A genomic window from Quercus lobata isolate SW786 chromosome 10, ValleyOak3.0 Primary Assembly, whole genome shotgun sequence includes:
- the LOC115964069 gene encoding uncharacterized protein LOC115964069 isoform X1 gives MGTVIDSHFLGLTAIVTVGYQLLFFIVTALLKFDKVTDFAGSTNFVIIAILTLVLKGSWHFRQIVLTLLVVIWGLRLGLFLLMRILQWGEDRRFDEMRASLGKLAVFWIFQAVWVWTVSLPVTVVNSSNRNPSLQAEDIIGWIIWSVGFLVEATADQQKLTFKNSPENRGKWCNVGLWQYSRHPNYFGEIFLWWGIFVASTPVLEGAEWLVILGPIFLTLLLLFISGIPLLEESADKKFGNVTGYRLYKRKTSPLIPLPPAVYGNLPSWFKTTFLFEFPFYSRSLPQEGSNWYRTSRRESSDGMKMH, from the exons ATGGGAACCGTTATCGACTCCCATTTCTTGGGCTTAACTGCCATTGTCACT GTGGGGTATCAGTTGTTGTTCTTTATAGTCACTGCTCTTCTCAAATTCGATAAAGTCACTGACTTCGCTG GAAGCACAAATTTTGTTATCATTGCCATATTGACTCTGGTTCTGAAAGGCTCATGGCATTTCAGACAG ATAGTCTTGACTTTGCTTGTAGTAATATGGGGTCTCCGCCTGGGACTGTTTCTATTAATGAG GATCTTGCAGTGGGGGGAGGATAGGCGTTTTGATGAAATGCGTGCTAGTTTGGGAAAACTGGCAGTTTTCTGGATATTTCAG GCTGTCTGGGTGTGGACAGTTAGTTTGCCTGTTACAGTGGTTAATTCAAGCAACAGAAATCCATCTCTCCAGGCTGAGGACATAATTGGCTGGATTATTTGGTCAGTGGGTTTTCTAGTTGAAGCAACAGCTGATCAGCAAAAACTAACATTCAAAAACTCTCCAGAAAATAGAGGGAAATGGTGCAATGTTGGACTATGGCAATACTCTCGTCATCCAAACTATTTTGGTGAG ATTTTCCTCTGGTGGGGAATTTTTGTGGCTTCCACACCTGTACTTGAAGGTGCTGAGTGGCTTGTAATCCTTGGGCCAATCTTCCTCACATTGTTGCTTCTTTTCATCAGTGGCATACCATTGCTTGAG GAATCGGCAGATAAGAAGTTTGGGAATGTGACTGGATATAGgctttataaaagaaaaactag CCCTCTAATTCCGCTGCCACCAGCAGTATATGGGAATTTGCCCTCATGGTTCAAAACAACTTTCCTTTTCGAATTCCCTTTCTACAGTCGTAGTCTTCCACAGGAAGGGTCAAACTG GTATAGAACAAGCAGGAGAGAAAGTAGCGATGGAATGAAGATGCACTAG
- the LOC115964069 gene encoding uncharacterized protein LOC115964069 isoform X2, translated as MGTVIDSHFLGLTAIVTVGYQLLFFIVTALLKFDKVTDFAGSTNFVIIAILTLVLKGSWHFRQIVLTLLVVIWGLRLGLFLLMRILQWGEDRRFDEMRASLGKLAVFWIFQAVWVWTVSLPVTVVNSSNRNPSLQAEDIIGWIIWSVGFLVEATADQQKLTFKNSPENRGKWCNVGLWQYSRHPNYFGEIFLWWGIFVASTPVLEGAEWLVILGPIFLTLLLLFISGIPLLEESADKKFGNVTGYRLYKRKTSPLIPLPPAVYGNLPSWFKTTFLFEFPFYSRSLPQEGSN; from the exons ATGGGAACCGTTATCGACTCCCATTTCTTGGGCTTAACTGCCATTGTCACT GTGGGGTATCAGTTGTTGTTCTTTATAGTCACTGCTCTTCTCAAATTCGATAAAGTCACTGACTTCGCTG GAAGCACAAATTTTGTTATCATTGCCATATTGACTCTGGTTCTGAAAGGCTCATGGCATTTCAGACAG ATAGTCTTGACTTTGCTTGTAGTAATATGGGGTCTCCGCCTGGGACTGTTTCTATTAATGAG GATCTTGCAGTGGGGGGAGGATAGGCGTTTTGATGAAATGCGTGCTAGTTTGGGAAAACTGGCAGTTTTCTGGATATTTCAG GCTGTCTGGGTGTGGACAGTTAGTTTGCCTGTTACAGTGGTTAATTCAAGCAACAGAAATCCATCTCTCCAGGCTGAGGACATAATTGGCTGGATTATTTGGTCAGTGGGTTTTCTAGTTGAAGCAACAGCTGATCAGCAAAAACTAACATTCAAAAACTCTCCAGAAAATAGAGGGAAATGGTGCAATGTTGGACTATGGCAATACTCTCGTCATCCAAACTATTTTGGTGAG ATTTTCCTCTGGTGGGGAATTTTTGTGGCTTCCACACCTGTACTTGAAGGTGCTGAGTGGCTTGTAATCCTTGGGCCAATCTTCCTCACATTGTTGCTTCTTTTCATCAGTGGCATACCATTGCTTGAG GAATCGGCAGATAAGAAGTTTGGGAATGTGACTGGATATAGgctttataaaagaaaaactag CCCTCTAATTCCGCTGCCACCAGCAGTATATGGGAATTTGCCCTCATGGTTCAAAACAACTTTCCTTTTCGAATTCCCTTTCTACAGTCGTAGTCTTCCACAGGAAGGGTCAAACTG A